The following are encoded together in the Malaya genurostris strain Urasoe2022 chromosome 3, Malgen_1.1, whole genome shotgun sequence genome:
- the LOC131438934 gene encoding mucin-2-like codes for MIGMCPSEMTFDETQKHCVQTNETLPNTVRVYDESHDCDVMIPNCNEAGIFPVPSNCTFFFDCQEYPHGYHQYVFKCPFQTMFHPDLHRCIPMTRCYHDQFEIFNHFSGEYFPKCTVRGQFRTSNDCNLYYRCIPNMDGSFFQIRYECPPTMQYSIERERCVPRYTENCYYMPLDKIILDYTERHNISYDDGGTHHTTSISTINTTITTNGPCTCTTPAPTSECFASEISTPNSLPTSQITQPSSTITTSIPANTANSEATTTPIKTHTPETTAHTRISTVVTTISTMSVNNSIGDLTKAIITNQASTYMTDAPSEETTEVTDTNETYATTPSLVTDSASKTSVTFQSSTTVSETFDSTVSTSTITDISEQSDPISIETFSTSSELESTALPTHQDLNSSDIFTSTTSLSPTESEDSDSFEYVTWDDDSVSRNKFTPKPATTLRSNKPRVRYIENSTYIFPDSKSWENSFDEAPDADCTINDESCRSSSIGLSILDNSTVTESSDSITGTSSPQLNEVQCFCNDKGGLTCDGVEGLQKGVMEIPGYILRIREITKNKCEKNADLNAIIVLRLRYPNSYRIEAVAKKCD; via the exons ATGATAGGGATGTGCCCATCGGAAATG ACATTCGACGAAACGCAAAAACATTGCGTTCAGACGAACGAAACACTACCAAACACGGTTAGAGTTTATGATGAGTCTCATGACTGCGATGTGATGATCCCGAACTGCAATGAAGCTG GTATATTCCCTGTCCCATCAAATTGTACATTCTTTTTCGATTGTCAAGAATATCCGCACGGTTACCATCAGTACGTATTCAAATGCCCTTTTCAAACCATGTTTCATCCAGATTTACATCGTTGTATTCCGATGACGAGGTGCTAC CATGATCAGTTCGAGATTTTCAATCATTTTAGcggtgaatattttccaaaatGTACCGTTCGAGGTCAGTTTCGAACATCAAACGATTGCAACCTATATTATCGCTGTATTCCCAACATGGATGGATCATTCTTTCAAATTCGATATGA ATGTCCGCCAACGATGCAATACAGTATAGAACGGGAGCGATGTGTACCAAGATATACAGAAAATTGCTACTACATGCCATTGGATAAGATCATCTTGGACTATACCGAGAGACATAATATATCTTATGATGATGGCGGTACTCATCATACAACTTCAATTAGTACCATAAACACCACCATAACAACCAACGGTCCTTGTACATGCACAACACCAGCACCTACCTCGGAGTGTTTCGCTTCCGAGATATCAACACCAAATTCTCTACCAACTAGCCAGATCACACAACCTTCATCGACCATTACAACATCCATTCCCGCAAACACCGCAAATAGTGAAGCAACGACAACTCCAATCAAAACTCATACACCCGAAACTACGGCACACACCCGGATCTCAACAGTTGTTACAACAATTTCCACTATGAGCGTGAATAATTCGATAGGTGATTTAACCAAAGCTATAATAACCAATCAAGCGTCAACCTACATGACTGATGCGCCTAGTGAGGAAACAACTGAGGTTACTGACACCAATGAAACATATGCAACAACGCCATCTTTAGTAACAGATTCCGCGTCAAAAACGAGTGTGACTTTCCAATCAAGCACAACTGTATCGGAAACATTTGATTCCACAGTGTCTACGTCTACTATTACCGATATCTCAGAACAAAGCGACCCAATTTCTATCGAAACATTTTCCACCAGCTCTGAATTAGAATCCACTGCATTACCTACCCATCAAGACCTGAATTCAAGTGATATTTTTACATCGACAACCTCCTTATCACCAACTGAAAGTGAAGATTCCGATTCATTCGAATACGTCACATGGGATGACGATAGTGTGAGTAGAAATAAATTCACACCAAAGCCAGCTACAACGCTCAGATCTAACAAACCTCGTGTTCGGTATATCGAAAATAGTACCTATATCTTTCCGGACTCCAAATCTTGGGAAAATTCCTTTGACGAAGCGCCAGATGCAGACTGTACTATTAATG ATGAGTCGTGCAGATCATCGAGCATCGGTTTATCGATCCTAGATAATAGCACTGTAACTGAATCATCAGATTCGATAACAG GTACTTCATCACCACAGTTGAACGAAGTGCAGTGTTTCTGCAATGACAAAGGAGGTTTAACCTGCGACGGTGTCGAAGGACTACAGAAGGGAGTGATGGAAATTCCCGGTTATATTCTACGTATTCGAGAAATTACCAAAAACAAATGCGAAAAGAATGCTGATTTGAATGCCATCATCGTACTGCGATTGCGCTATCCCAATTCCTACCGAATAGAGGCCGTTGCCAAGAAATGTGACTAA